A genomic region of Rhodococcus pyridinivorans contains the following coding sequences:
- a CDS encoding GNAT family N-acetyltransferase has protein sequence MRLTNVAHLRLPFGRLLGYDVTVAGLGRALPVSFDQRRHVGAGDRPGSWMALSFRLFEPVSPDDLAAAWLAVIARHGTLRSVFTHGDDGEPRLHEAEFRPGGWVEHPIGPGQAVNDALRDVLDSACSPYNRPSHRLCVLETATEPTVVVAADHSHVDMWSMLVMARDLLAALAAVRAGREPSLSPTPAFAEHTRALQDRPAAPAEVHERWAEVLAASGDVMPRFPLSLGVASLQRERVEVRDVLDVDDSAAFSSQAKDDGVSTLALVVAAMTEVTLELAGVPLRAVFPVHSRYDATWHDSVGWFITNSVLESSVPEPRAAADAVKEAVRLGSWPLEDILRPWGGMPEVPGMFAISWLDLRRLPVRVDATGLEAQYVGATIRTDGVMLWFILDDSGLHLRCRYPDTVEARRHVGGWLDLLIARLQARARESVGGQIRLGDSSYRVQRAGRSDVPAIVALLSDDEQTPCDGAELARYEEAYDAVARDPSHYLAVVRDEVGRIVGTMQLTIVPGLFRGGATRLLVEGIRVASSERSRGIGTAMLEWAHDHGRNRGATLAQIAVDASDERARMFGARLGYGCTQVGLERAL, from the coding sequence ATGCGGCTGACAAATGTGGCGCACCTGCGCCTGCCGTTCGGCCGACTGCTCGGTTACGACGTCACCGTCGCGGGGCTCGGCCGGGCGCTTCCCGTGTCGTTCGACCAGCGGCGGCACGTCGGCGCAGGCGATCGTCCCGGCTCCTGGATGGCTCTGTCCTTCCGTCTGTTCGAGCCGGTTTCGCCCGACGACCTCGCGGCCGCGTGGCTGGCGGTGATCGCGCGGCACGGCACCCTGCGCTCGGTGTTCACCCACGGCGACGACGGTGAGCCGCGCCTGCACGAGGCCGAGTTCCGCCCGGGCGGCTGGGTCGAACATCCGATCGGCCCCGGTCAGGCCGTCAACGACGCCCTCCGGGACGTCCTCGACAGCGCATGTTCGCCCTACAATCGGCCGTCGCACCGACTATGCGTGCTCGAGACCGCTACGGAACCGACCGTCGTGGTGGCCGCCGATCACTCGCACGTCGACATGTGGTCGATGCTGGTGATGGCCCGCGACCTGCTCGCTGCCCTCGCCGCCGTGCGCGCGGGACGGGAACCGTCCCTGTCGCCGACACCGGCCTTCGCGGAACACACCCGGGCACTGCAGGACCGTCCGGCCGCACCCGCCGAAGTCCACGAGCGCTGGGCCGAGGTGCTCGCCGCCAGCGGTGACGTGATGCCGCGCTTCCCGCTCTCCCTCGGAGTGGCGAGTCTCCAACGCGAACGCGTGGAGGTGCGCGACGTGCTCGACGTCGACGACAGCGCCGCCTTCTCCTCCCAGGCCAAGGACGACGGGGTGTCCACCCTCGCGCTGGTGGTCGCGGCCATGACCGAGGTGACCCTCGAACTGGCCGGAGTCCCGTTGCGGGCGGTGTTCCCGGTGCACAGCCGGTACGACGCCACCTGGCACGACTCCGTCGGCTGGTTCATCACCAATTCGGTGCTCGAATCGTCCGTCCCCGAACCTCGCGCGGCCGCGGACGCCGTCAAGGAGGCGGTCCGGCTCGGATCCTGGCCCCTCGAGGACATCCTGCGCCCGTGGGGCGGTATGCCGGAGGTCCCGGGCATGTTCGCGATCTCCTGGCTGGACCTGCGCAGGCTTCCCGTCCGGGTCGACGCCACCGGCCTCGAGGCGCAGTACGTCGGCGCGACCATCCGCACCGACGGGGTGATGCTGTGGTTCATCCTCGACGACTCGGGTCTGCACCTGCGGTGCCGCTATCCCGATACCGTCGAGGCTCGACGGCACGTCGGTGGCTGGCTGGACCTGCTCATCGCCCGGTTGCAGGCCCGCGCCCGCGAATCGGTCGGCGGGCAGATCCGGTTGGGCGACAGCAGCTATCGGGTGCAACGTGCCGGTCGATCCGACGTACCGGCGATCGTCGCATTGCTCTCCGACGACGAGCAGACCCCCTGCGACGGTGCGGAACTCGCCCGATACGAAGAGGCCTACGACGCCGTCGCCCGCGACCCCTCGCACTACCTCGCGGTGGTGCGCGACGAGGTCGGCCGGATCGTCGGCACGATGCAGTTGACGATCGTGCCGGGTCTGTTCCGTGGTGGTGCCACCCGCCTGCTCGTCGAAGGAATCCGGGTCGCCTCGTCCGAACGTTCCCGCGGCATCGGCACAGCCATGCTCGAGTGGGCCCACGATCACGGCCGGAACCGGGGTGCCACGCTCGCGCAGATCGCCGTGGACGCGTCCGACGAGCGGGCTCGGATGTTCGGGGCGCGGCTCGGCTACGGCTGCACCCAGGTTGGACTCGAACGGGCGCTCTGA
- a CDS encoding pseudouridine synthase — protein sequence MVPVPMPSPLPVRNGVGPTRLRVPTSGPWSTVAEYVVARFDHLDADDLYRRFDAGEIVGIDGEPIGRGTELGAHRFVWYYRDLPVEEPVPFHEEILHIDDDLVVVDKPHFLPTTPGGRYLRESALVRLRTRLDNPDLTPIHRLDRATAGLVMFSARPETRGAYQSLFEKRRVTKVYEAVSALPAEWDPAAPQIAGRPVPVLYRNHIEARRGELRVVADDTREPNSETLIEVLGSGLNRSGRAVLHTLLRPHTGRMHQLRVHLAALGIGILGDHWYPMLLPETPDDHSLPLQLLARELEFVDPLSGVERHFSTRRSLAEAPTTQD from the coding sequence ATGGTGCCCGTGCCGATGCCCTCACCGTTGCCCGTCAGGAACGGGGTCGGGCCCACGCGACTGCGTGTTCCGACCTCCGGTCCGTGGTCGACGGTCGCCGAGTACGTCGTCGCACGCTTCGACCATCTCGACGCCGACGATCTCTACCGCCGCTTCGACGCCGGCGAGATCGTGGGGATCGACGGAGAACCCATCGGTCGCGGCACCGAACTCGGAGCGCACCGGTTCGTCTGGTACTACCGCGATCTGCCCGTCGAGGAACCGGTGCCGTTCCACGAGGAGATCCTGCATATCGACGACGACCTCGTCGTGGTCGACAAACCGCACTTCCTGCCCACCACCCCGGGTGGGCGCTACCTGCGCGAATCGGCACTGGTCCGACTGCGGACCCGCCTCGACAACCCCGATCTGACACCGATCCACCGGCTCGACCGGGCGACCGCCGGGCTCGTGATGTTCTCGGCCCGGCCCGAGACGCGCGGCGCCTACCAGTCGTTGTTCGAGAAGCGCCGGGTCACCAAGGTGTACGAGGCGGTGTCCGCACTGCCGGCGGAATGGGATCCGGCAGCGCCGCAGATCGCCGGACGTCCGGTCCCCGTGCTGTACCGCAATCACATCGAGGCGCGACGCGGTGAGTTGCGCGTCGTCGCCGACGACACCCGCGAACCCAACTCCGAGACCCTGATCGAGGTGCTCGGATCCGGGTTGAACAGGTCGGGACGGGCCGTCCTGCACACCCTGCTGCGCCCGCACACCGGTCGGATGCATCAGCTGCGAGTACACCTGGCGGCGCTCGGTATCGGGATCCTCGGCGACCACTGGTATCCCATGCTGCTGCCCGAGACACCGGATGACCATTCGCTCCCCCTCCAATTGCTCGCGCGCGAACTCGAATTCGTCGACCCCTTGTCAGGGGTCGAGCGTCACTTTTCCACCCGGCGCAGCCTGGCCGAAGCACCGACCACGCAGGACTGA
- a CDS encoding helix-turn-helix transcriptional regulator: MGRGEVARAGGWLERARQSGVADRPDCATSGFLMIPGAVQQMYANRPTEALPIFTAAQRIGRACHDADLLALGSLGIGQCRVLLGDVDGGLRTLDEVLVAVGLGEVSPVVSGLVYCAVIETCYGTYHLQRAKEWTRALGRWCDDQSGLVPFRGQCLVHRAQMLQLEGDWSQAMDLARLALQRLSDPPGQPAMGMALYEQGELHRLRGEFAEAEAAYRSAGMYGQEVQPGLALLRLRQGDTTAAVAGILRGLGEASNLDRPRMLAAHTEIALATGDVAAARRSTDELETLTRTQDAPALAAMADHAQGSVLLAEGDPCGALERLRRSGRRWRDLGAPYERARVRVLQGRCCAALGDDDDARLEFDSAASVFHDLHALPDLRELRGPELADAPNGLTPREVQVLRAVATGKTNRAIAHEFVISEKTVARHLSNIFTKLEVSSRAAATAYAYEHRLL, from the coding sequence ATGGGACGCGGAGAGGTGGCACGGGCCGGTGGCTGGCTGGAGCGAGCCCGACAGTCGGGTGTCGCCGACCGACCGGACTGCGCGACCAGCGGCTTCCTGATGATCCCCGGAGCAGTGCAGCAGATGTACGCGAACCGGCCGACCGAGGCACTGCCGATCTTCACCGCAGCTCAGCGCATCGGACGGGCCTGCCACGACGCCGACCTTCTCGCTCTCGGCTCACTGGGCATCGGACAGTGCCGAGTCCTGCTCGGCGACGTCGACGGCGGGCTGCGGACACTCGACGAGGTGCTCGTCGCCGTCGGATTGGGCGAGGTCTCGCCCGTCGTCTCCGGCCTGGTGTACTGCGCGGTCATCGAGACCTGCTACGGCACATATCATCTGCAACGGGCGAAAGAGTGGACTCGGGCCCTCGGCCGCTGGTGCGACGATCAGTCCGGACTCGTGCCCTTCCGGGGACAGTGCCTGGTCCATCGCGCCCAGATGCTGCAACTCGAGGGCGACTGGTCGCAGGCGATGGACCTCGCCCGCCTCGCACTGCAGCGGCTGTCGGATCCGCCCGGTCAACCCGCGATGGGAATGGCCCTGTACGAGCAGGGCGAACTGCATCGTCTACGCGGTGAGTTCGCCGAGGCGGAAGCCGCCTACAGGTCAGCGGGCATGTACGGGCAGGAGGTACAGCCGGGTCTTGCTCTGCTGCGTCTGAGACAGGGCGACACCACCGCAGCGGTCGCCGGAATCCTCCGGGGTCTCGGCGAAGCCTCGAATCTCGACCGGCCGCGGATGCTCGCCGCCCACACGGAGATCGCGCTCGCCACCGGAGATGTCGCCGCAGCCCGGCGCAGCACCGACGAACTCGAGACGCTGACCCGGACGCAGGACGCCCCTGCACTGGCAGCGATGGCCGACCACGCGCAGGGCTCGGTCCTGCTCGCCGAAGGTGACCCCTGCGGCGCCCTCGAACGGCTGCGGCGATCCGGCAGGCGCTGGCGTGACCTCGGTGCACCCTACGAACGTGCCCGGGTACGAGTGCTACAGGGTCGATGCTGCGCCGCACTCGGCGACGACGATGACGCCCGGCTCGAATTCGACTCGGCAGCATCGGTTTTCCACGATCTGCACGCGTTGCCGGATCTGCGTGAGCTCCGCGGTCCCGAACTCGCCGACGCACCGAACGGGCTGACGCCCCGGGAGGTCCAGGTGTTGCGCGCCGTTGCCACGGGCAAGACGAATCGAGCCATCGCCCACGAGTTCGTCATCAGCGAGAAGACGGTGGCCCGGCACCTGAGCAACATATTCACCAAGCTCGAGGTGTCCTCACGAGCGGCAGCGACGGCCTACGCGTACGAGCATCGCCTGCTCTGA
- a CDS encoding AAA family ATPase has translation MAANRTRVSRVVMMCGPAGAGKTTYAKRLERAGWTRLSYEVEFWDRGITTMPSADVVAEVSADLKARLLRYVTAGNDVVLDFGFWFRRQRDEFRALLAPQGIVPETVYIATDLETILSRVGNRHGRWADDWPLTEQTATEYFERFEPPTPEEGPLDVVR, from the coding sequence GTGGCAGCGAACAGGACCCGAGTGTCTCGCGTCGTGATGATGTGCGGCCCGGCCGGTGCAGGCAAGACCACCTACGCCAAGCGCCTGGAGCGCGCGGGCTGGACGCGTCTGTCGTACGAGGTGGAGTTCTGGGATCGCGGGATCACGACCATGCCCTCCGCCGACGTGGTGGCCGAGGTATCAGCAGACCTGAAGGCGCGCTTGCTTCGCTATGTCACGGCGGGGAACGATGTCGTGCTCGACTTCGGATTCTGGTTCCGGCGACAACGTGACGAGTTCCGCGCACTTCTCGCACCGCAGGGCATCGTGCCGGAGACCGTTTACATCGCAACGGATCTCGAGACCATCCTGAGCCGGGTCGGCAACCGGCACGGGAGGTGGGCGGACGACTGGCCGCTGACCGAGCAGACGGCGACGGAGTACTTCGAGCGGTTCGAGCCGCCGACGCCCGAGGAAGGACCGCTCGACGTGGTCCGCTAG
- a CDS encoding TetR/AcrR family transcriptional regulator, which produces MRADAAKRRQLIVQEARRLFAAHGSDVALEAVAEAAGVGIATLYRNFESRAALADEVALAILGDMRAAGTEALERVGSSPEDAWVGYVQRLVELDLGALSATLAEFVTDEISGSVRDAQAQTLTGVEELLDAVRAAGIVRTDLHALELVLAIGLITRPLPEAIRAATPDLVPRLVSIVLAGMRPS; this is translated from the coding sequence ATGCGCGCCGATGCCGCGAAGCGTCGTCAGCTGATCGTCCAGGAGGCGCGTCGACTGTTCGCAGCCCACGGCAGCGACGTCGCACTCGAAGCGGTCGCGGAGGCCGCCGGAGTCGGCATCGCCACCCTCTACCGGAACTTCGAGTCCCGGGCCGCGCTGGCCGACGAGGTCGCGCTCGCGATCCTCGGCGACATGCGTGCAGCGGGCACCGAAGCCCTGGAGCGGGTCGGCTCATCCCCCGAGGACGCCTGGGTGGGCTACGTACAGCGGCTGGTCGAACTCGACCTGGGCGCCCTCTCCGCGACCCTCGCCGAGTTCGTGACGGACGAGATCTCCGGATCGGTGCGCGACGCCCAGGCGCAGACGCTCACCGGGGTCGAGGAGCTGCTCGACGCGGTGCGGGCCGCCGGCATCGTGCGTACCGACCTCCACGCACTGGAACTGGTCCTGGCCATCGGACTGATCACCCGCCCCCTACCCGAGGCGATCCGCGCGGCGACCCCGGATCTCGTTCCGCGATTGGTGTCGATCGTCCTGGCGGGCATGCGACCGTCGTGA
- a CDS encoding flavin-containing monooxygenase, which translates to MTVHSAPQQIDTAVIGAGQAGLSAGYHLARRGRPFLIVDTYGRIGDNWRCHWDSLRLYSPAGYDGLPGMSFPGDPHRSPTKDELADYLESYASRFDLPVLGNTRVRRLSHDGDRFALDCGDTRIEANNVIVATGTFGRTPRVPDFASELDPEIVQLHSSGYHDPSQLRDGPVLVVGASHSGSEIAYELAASHPTILCGRDTGQLPVRVDSPAMRVLFPVLWFVWGHVLSVRTPMGRRAREDERHHGAPLLRIRRRELAARGVTRITERVTGVDELRPALSDGRILDVTNIVWCTGFRQNYDWIDLPVLDTDGWPREEHGVVPSVPGLYFTGLCFQSSFRSMLVGGAGADAEYVVRHLVAHGAPTSPGTDPDRHRTRYTTKRIHRVAVGYDVVLGHRVGRRQSARSSPTWVQP; encoded by the coding sequence ATGACCGTCCACAGCGCACCCCAGCAGATCGACACCGCCGTCATCGGCGCAGGTCAGGCAGGCCTGTCCGCCGGTTACCATCTGGCCCGTCGTGGCCGTCCGTTCCTCATCGTCGACACGTACGGACGCATCGGCGACAACTGGCGCTGCCATTGGGACTCGCTACGCCTGTACAGTCCCGCCGGCTACGACGGACTGCCCGGCATGTCGTTCCCGGGCGACCCGCACCGCTCCCCCACCAAGGACGAGCTCGCCGACTACCTCGAGTCCTACGCCTCCCGCTTCGACCTGCCCGTGCTCGGCAACACCCGGGTGCGCCGACTCTCCCACGACGGTGACCGGTTCGCCCTCGACTGCGGCGACACGCGGATCGAGGCGAACAACGTCATCGTGGCCACGGGCACGTTCGGTCGAACCCCACGCGTCCCCGACTTCGCTTCCGAACTGGATCCCGAAATCGTGCAGTTGCATTCGAGTGGATATCACGATCCGTCGCAGTTGCGTGACGGTCCGGTACTCGTGGTGGGAGCCTCTCATTCCGGCAGTGAGATCGCCTACGAGCTGGCGGCGTCCCATCCGACGATCCTGTGCGGACGCGACACCGGGCAGTTGCCGGTGCGTGTGGACAGTCCCGCCATGCGCGTGCTGTTCCCGGTCCTGTGGTTCGTGTGGGGACATGTACTGTCCGTACGCACCCCGATGGGACGACGTGCTCGCGAGGACGAACGGCATCACGGCGCGCCGCTGCTGCGAATCCGCCGGCGGGAGCTGGCCGCGCGCGGCGTCACCCGGATCACCGAGCGGGTGACCGGCGTGGACGAACTCCGCCCCGCACTGTCCGACGGCCGGATTCTCGACGTGACGAATATTGTGTGGTGCACCGGATTCCGTCAGAACTACGACTGGATCGACCTACCGGTGCTCGACACGGATGGCTGGCCGCGCGAGGAACACGGCGTGGTTCCCTCGGTGCCCGGCTTGTACTTCACCGGTCTGTGCTTCCAGTCGTCATTCCGGTCGATGCTCGTCGGCGGCGCCGGCGCGGACGCGGAGTACGTCGTCCGTCACCTCGTCGCACACGGCGCACCCACGTCCCCCGGAACGGATCCGGATCGGCACAGGACGCGTTACACGACGAAGCGGATCCACCGCGTCGCCGTCGGCTACGACGTAGTCCTCGGCCATCGAGTCGGCCGACGTCAGAGCGCCCGTTCGAGTCCAACCTGGGTGCAGCCGTAG